The sequence TCGCGGCGCATCACCTCGGCGGCACGGCCCAGGAGCGCCGCGCGTTCCTCGGGCGCGGTGCGCGACCAGCTCTCGAATGCCTCGCGGGCCGCCGTCACCGCCTCGGCCACCTGTGCCCGGCTCGCCTCCGGGGCCCGCCCGACGACCTCCTCCGTCGCCGGGTCGATCACGTCGTAGTGGCCGTCGTCCGGCGCCACCCACTCCCCGCCGATGAACAGCCGCTCGCCGCCCGGCGCCTTGCCACCGCCCGTCGCCGTGCCCCGCGCCGCGCTCACCGGGTGCTCACCGTCCTGGTGTCCCGCCCGGAGCGCAGTACCGTCCCGGGCACCGCCCCGGTCACCGCGTCGTCCCGGATGGTCTCGACGCCGTTGACCCGTACGCTCACCACGCCGAGGGCCCGGGAGTCCAGCCGCGGGCTGTCGCCGGGCAAGTCGTGCACCAGCGTGGCGGGCCCCGCGTCGATCCGCTGCGGGTCGAAGAGGACCAGGTCGGCGTGGTAGCCCTCGGCTATCCGGCCCCGGTCGCGCAGCCCGAAGAGCCGGGCCGGGTCGTCGGTCAGCATCTGTACGGCGCGCTCCAGGCCGACGAGCCGGCGGCCGCGCAGACAGTCGCCGAGGAAGCGGGTGGTGTACGGGGCGCCGCACATGCGGTCCAGATGGGCGCCGGCGTCCGAGCCGCCGAGCAGGACGTCCTCGTGCTGCCAGGTCTCCTGCCGCAGCGCCCAGCTGTCCGGGTCGTTGTCGGTGGGCATCGGCCACAGGACCGTGCGCAGGTCGTCGTGGGCGCAGATCTCCACCAGGCAGTGGAAGGCGTCCTGTCCGCGTTCGACGGCGATATCGCGGACCACCCGGCCGGTGAGCCCGTCGTTGGCCGGGGAGTAGGTGTCCCCGATGACATAGCGCTCGAAATTGGTCAGGCGGCGGAAGACGCCGGCCTCCTTGCTCGTGGCGCGGCGCAGCATCTCGGCCCGTACCTCGGCGTTGCGCAGCCGGGCGATGCGTTCGGGTATCGGCAGGCCGAGGATCTCGCCCCAGCCGGGGATGAGGTTGAGGGCGCAGAAGGTGCCCAGTGACATGTTCATGGGGGTGAGGATCGGCATGGTCAGCGCCACGATGCGGCCGCCGGCCTTGCGGGCCCGTTCGCCGGCGGCCAGTTGGCGCGGCACCCGCTCCGGCACCGCGGCGTCGATGGTCAGGACGTTCCAGTTCAGCGGGCGTCCGGCGGCCGCCGACATCTCCACGAGCAGTTCGATCTCGTCGTCGGAGAACTGGTCGAGGCAGCCCGCCACGATCGCTTCGATCTGGGTGCCCTCGTGGTCGGCCACCGCACGGGAGAGCGCGAGCAGTTCCTCGGGGCGGGCGTGGCGCGAGGCGACCGGTTGGCCGTCGCCGTCGGAGTGGGTGGCGGACTGGGTCGTGGACAGGCCCCAGGCCCCGGCGTCCATGGCGTCGTGGAACAGCCGCAGCATCTGCGTCATCTGCTCGGGCGTCGGCTGTCCGCCGACCGCGTCCGCGCCCATGACGTACCGGCGGAGCGCGCAATGGCCCACCATGAAGCCCGCGTTGACAGCGATCCGGCCGTCGAGCGCGTCCAGATAGTCGCCGAAGCTGTGCCAGTTCCATGGCGCGCCCTCCTCCAGGGCGACCAGGGACATGCCCTCGACCTTGCTCATCATCCGCCGGGTGTAGTCGGCGTCCTCGGGGCGGTCGGGGTGCAGCGGGGCGAGGGTGAAACCGCAGTTGCCGCCCGCGACGGTGGTCACGCCGTGGTTGAGCGAGGGCGTGGCGTACGGGTCCCAGAACAGCTGGGCGTCGTAGTGCGTATGCGGGTCGACGAAGCCAGGGGCGAGGACGAGCCCCTGGGCGTCCTCGTAGGTACGGGCCGGTTCGGTGACCGTTCCGGGCGTCGCGATGATCGCGATGCGCCCGTCGCGGATGCCGAGGTCGGCGGGGTAGGAGGGCGCTCCGGTCCCGTCCACGACGGTCGCGCCCTTGATGAGGTGGTCGAGCATGGCGGGGATCCCTTTCTGGTGCGGTTCGTGGGGCGCAGGCCGGGCCGCGCCTACCGGCGGCCCGGCCCCTGCCCCGTCGTCACGCTCCCGCCTGCCGGAAGCGCGTCGTCCGGTGCACCGGGTCGGTGTCGATCTTCGGGATGACGTGCTCGCCCATGAGCTTGATGGTGTTCAGGGTGTCCTCATGGCTCACCCCGATCGGCAGCCCGAAGGAGAGCTGATCGGCGCCGGCCTGTTCCCACCGCTTGCACTGCCGCAGCACCTCGTCCGGATCGCCGCAGATCATCAGCTCCTCCGCGATCAGCAGCTCGATGATCTCCTCGGTGTACGCGGGGAGCAGCTCCGGCCATTCCGGTATGCCTTCGGGCCGCGGGAAGGTGTCGTGGTAGCGGAAGAGCAGCGACTGGAGGTAGTTGAGCCCGCCGCCGACGGCGATCTCCACCGCCTTCTTGTGCGTCTCCGCGCAGATGGCCGTCGAGGTCACCATGACGTTGTCGTTGACGAAGTCCCCGACCGCCTCGGCCTCCTTGACGGCGGTTTTGTACGAGTCGACGACCCATTCCATGTCGGAGACCTTCTGCACGCTGAAACCGAGGACGCCCAGCCCCTTTTTGCCCGCCATCGCGTACGAGGACGGCGACCCGGCGGCGTACCACATCGCCGGATGGGACCTCCCGTACGGCTTGGGCAGGACCTTGCGCGGCGGCAGCTGCCAGTGTTTGCCGCGGAAGCCGGGGTATTCGTCCTGGAGCCACATCTTGGGGAATTCCGCGATGGTCTCTTCCCATATCTCCTTGGTGTGGTTCATATCCGTCACCCCCGGCATGAACCCGAGTATTTCGTGGCTCCCCGCGCCCCGCCCGGACCCGAACTCGAAGCGCCCGCCGGAGAGATGGTCGAGCATGGCGACCTTCTCGGCGACCTTCACCGGGTGGTTGACCGGGGCGAGGGGGTTGAAGATGCCGGAGCCGAGGTGGATGCGCTCGGTGGCGTGCGCGAGATAGCCGAGGAAGACGTCGTTCGCGGAGAGGTGGGAGTACTCCTCCAGGAAGTGGTGCTCGGAGGCCCAGGCGTACTTGAATCCGGACCTGTCCGCCTGGATGACGTACTCGGTCTCCTCCATCAGCGCGTGATGCTCGGCCTCGGGGTCGGTCTTCGCCCGCGCCGCCGGCACATATCCCTGCACAAAGAGCCCGAATTCCAAGGGAGTTCACTCCTTCGGGGTGCGGGGGTCGCCCCCCGGAAGATTACCGTCCGTCTACTTACGTTCCGCCGAACACCGCAACACCCTCCGTCATGTCTTCGACGGTACCCCGCCCCACTGACAATCCGTCCGGCACGGGCGAGCGGGCCCCGCGCGACCCGCGAACGGACGCCCCGAAGGGCCGTGCATCCGCCGCACGCTCGCCACACATGCGCCGCGCACCCGCCGCACATCCCAGAAATCTGACGGCTCGTCAGCTAACGATCCCGACCGACTCTGGCACCGCCCGCACCCACCGTCAATACCTGACGCCTCGTCAGCCAGGCCGTCGGAGCCGGGCGCCCTCAGAACACCGACACCCCCGCCATCCACCCCCCGTCGATCACGAACGGCTGCCCCGTGATGTACGACGAGTCCTCGCACGACAGGAAGAGCGCCAGCCGGGCCACCTCCTCCGGCCGCCCGATCCGCCCCATCGGGACGACCTTCCCGTAGAACTCGTCCAGCGCCGCGCTGCCCGCCTCGTCGGCCGCCTTGGGCCCGCCGTCCGCCGCCACCCGGTCCGGATTGGTCATCGGCGTATCGATGGCCCCCGGGCACATCGCATTGACCCGGATCCCCTTGCCCGCCAGCTCCATGGCCGCCACCCGCGTCATCCCGACGATCGCGGCCTTGGTCGCGGCGTACGAGGTCAGAAAGGCCATCCCGGTCAGCGCGGTGTACGAGGCGGTGTTCACGATCGT is a genomic window of Streptomyces gilvosporeus containing:
- a CDS encoding LLM class flavin-dependent oxidoreductase, which encodes MEFGLFVQGYVPAARAKTDPEAEHHALMEETEYVIQADRSGFKYAWASEHHFLEEYSHLSANDVFLGYLAHATERIHLGSGIFNPLAPVNHPVKVAEKVAMLDHLSGGRFEFGSGRGAGSHEILGFMPGVTDMNHTKEIWEETIAEFPKMWLQDEYPGFRGKHWQLPPRKVLPKPYGRSHPAMWYAAGSPSSYAMAGKKGLGVLGFSVQKVSDMEWVVDSYKTAVKEAEAVGDFVNDNVMVTSTAICAETHKKAVEIAVGGGLNYLQSLLFRYHDTFPRPEGIPEWPELLPAYTEEIIELLIAEELMICGDPDEVLRQCKRWEQAGADQLSFGLPIGVSHEDTLNTIKLMGEHVIPKIDTDPVHRTTRFRQAGA
- a CDS encoding SDR family NAD(P)-dependent oxidoreductase, which encodes MGKLADRVVLITGAARGQGEQEARLFVAEGARVILGDVLDGPGEALAKELGEDRARYVHLDVSQEADWTAAVAAAKAAYGRIDGLVNNAGILRFNELVGTPLAEFQQVVQVNQVGAFLGMRAVTPELVAAGGGTIVNTASYTALTGMAFLTSYAATKAAIVGMTRVAAMELAGKGIRVNAMCPGAIDTPMTNPDRVAADGGPKAADEAGSAALDEFYGKVVPMGRIGRPEEVARLALFLSCEDSSYITGQPFVIDGGWMAGVSVF
- a CDS encoding N-acyl-D-amino-acid deacylase family protein, whose translation is MLDHLIKGATVVDGTGAPSYPADLGIRDGRIAIIATPGTVTEPARTYEDAQGLVLAPGFVDPHTHYDAQLFWDPYATPSLNHGVTTVAGGNCGFTLAPLHPDRPEDADYTRRMMSKVEGMSLVALEEGAPWNWHSFGDYLDALDGRIAVNAGFMVGHCALRRYVMGADAVGGQPTPEQMTQMLRLFHDAMDAGAWGLSTTQSATHSDGDGQPVASRHARPEELLALSRAVADHEGTQIEAIVAGCLDQFSDDEIELLVEMSAAAGRPLNWNVLTIDAAVPERVPRQLAAGERARKAGGRIVALTMPILTPMNMSLGTFCALNLIPGWGEILGLPIPERIARLRNAEVRAEMLRRATSKEAGVFRRLTNFERYVIGDTYSPANDGLTGRVVRDIAVERGQDAFHCLVEICAHDDLRTVLWPMPTDNDPDSWALRQETWQHEDVLLGGSDAGAHLDRMCGAPYTTRFLGDCLRGRRLVGLERAVQMLTDDPARLFGLRDRGRIAEGYHADLVLFDPQRIDAGPATLVHDLPGDSPRLDSRALGVVSVRVNGVETIRDDAVTGAVPGTVLRSGRDTRTVSTR